A genomic window from Sceloporus undulatus isolate JIND9_A2432 ecotype Alabama chromosome 9, SceUnd_v1.1, whole genome shotgun sequence includes:
- the LOC121916324 gene encoding SLAM family member 9-like isoform X3, which yields MLFLWWSALLPLLCLVADFTGSSGEEKAEEVIGALGESVTFQMEIPGPFTTITWLKIQRNGVPTAVAVLKPQENCATTILLPNLEGRLNVSRDCKGLQVKNLNQDDSGTYQAQIQLDGQEEPLLLFFDLRVYKHLSESNLSIHCKGIGNGTWRLNCSAEPWEDGTNFVMTSSSQREVHGRSFDIQQDLEESNLNITCAAKNPVSTASRTESLKEICAEHPAPGSTKGPTSQNDNHSPPSSLGVIVGVIVVLSIVACAAALFCWKKRKGDSMQPLDSADSRGCNTIYARVGDVVEERDSHHGQRGMQAAQGKPKMAQTIYTTVDHACKPNPLQTDDEKMQKGRRRAAEPKEKTIYSEIATSAPEEEDQSLKTVYETVKNPKPPKEQEYNRII from the exons ATTTTACAGGATCCTCCGGGGAAGAAAAGGCAGAAGAAGTCATTGGGGCTCTGGGGGAGTCGGTCACTTTCCAGATGGAGATCCCTGGACCATTTACAACAATTACCTGGCTGAAAATTCAGAGAAATGGTGTTCCAACAGCTGTTGCCGTTTTGAAGCCACAGGAAAACTGTGCAACCACCATACTCCTCCCAAACTTGGAAGGGCGGCTGAACGTCTCCAGAGACTGCAAGGGGCTACAAGTCAAAAACCTGAACCAAGATGACTCCGGAACATACCAAGCCCAAATACAACTAGATGGTCAGGAAGAACCATTACTTTTGTTCTTTGATCTTCGTGTGTATA AGCATTTGTCGGAGTCCAACCTGAGCATCCATTGTAAAGGGATTGGGAATGGCACTTGGCGGCTGAACTGCTCTGCAGAGCCATGGGAAGACGGCACAAATTTTGTCATGACCTCAAGCAGCCAGAGGGAAGTTCATGGAAGATCCTTTGACATCCAGCAGGACTTAGAGGAGAGCAACCTGAACATCACTTGCGCCGCCAAGAACCCTGTGAGCACAGCATCCAGGACAGAGTCCTTGAAGGAAATTTGTG CTGAGCATCCAGCGCCAGGATCCACAAAGGGACCGACTTCGCAAAACG ACAACCATTCACCACCGTCTTCATTGGGAGTGATTGTCGGTGTCATTGTGGTGTTGTCGATTGTCGCCTGTGCCGCGGCCCTTTTTtgctggaagaaaaggaaag GTGACTCCATGCAGCCGCTGGATTCGGCAG ACTCCAGAGGATGCAACACAATTTATGCCCGGGTTGGAGATGTGGTGGAG GAGCGGGATTCACATCACGGTCAGCGGGGAATGCAAGCGGCGCAGGGGAAGCCCAAAATGGCGCAGACCATCTATACCACCGTGGACCACGCCTGCAAACCG aatcctttgcaAACGGATGATGAGAAGATGCAGAAAGGGAGACGGAGGGCTGCAGAGCCGAAAGAGAAGACCATCTACTCGGAGATCGCCACCAGCGCACCGGAG GAAGAGGACCAAAGCCTCAAGACGGTCTATGAAACGGTGAAGAACCCAAAGCCTCCCAAAGAGCAAGAGTACAATAGGATCATCTAG
- the LOC121916324 gene encoding SLAM family member 9-like isoform X1 — MLFLWWSALLPLLCLVADFTGSSGEEKAEEVIGALGESVTFQMEIPGPFTTITWLKIQRNGVPTAVAVLKPQENCATTILLPNLEGRLNVSRDCKGLQVKNLNQDDSGTYQAQIQLDGQEEPLLLFFDLRVYKHLSESNLSIHCKGIGNGTWRLNCSAEPWEDGTNFVMTSSSQREVHGRSFDIQQDLEESNLNITCAAKNPVSTASRTESLKEICAEHPAPGSTKGPTSQNDNHSPPSSLGVIVGVIVVLSIVACAAALFCWKKRKGDSMQPLDSADSRGCNTIYARVGDVVEERDSHHGQRGMQAAQGKPKMAQTIYTTVDHACKPPPLQNPIASYIAFEMNDLFLFNPMGESWLIMASFPRILCKRMMRRCRKGDGGLQSRKRRPSTRRSPPAHRRKRTKASRRSMKR; from the exons ATTTTACAGGATCCTCCGGGGAAGAAAAGGCAGAAGAAGTCATTGGGGCTCTGGGGGAGTCGGTCACTTTCCAGATGGAGATCCCTGGACCATTTACAACAATTACCTGGCTGAAAATTCAGAGAAATGGTGTTCCAACAGCTGTTGCCGTTTTGAAGCCACAGGAAAACTGTGCAACCACCATACTCCTCCCAAACTTGGAAGGGCGGCTGAACGTCTCCAGAGACTGCAAGGGGCTACAAGTCAAAAACCTGAACCAAGATGACTCCGGAACATACCAAGCCCAAATACAACTAGATGGTCAGGAAGAACCATTACTTTTGTTCTTTGATCTTCGTGTGTATA AGCATTTGTCGGAGTCCAACCTGAGCATCCATTGTAAAGGGATTGGGAATGGCACTTGGCGGCTGAACTGCTCTGCAGAGCCATGGGAAGACGGCACAAATTTTGTCATGACCTCAAGCAGCCAGAGGGAAGTTCATGGAAGATCCTTTGACATCCAGCAGGACTTAGAGGAGAGCAACCTGAACATCACTTGCGCCGCCAAGAACCCTGTGAGCACAGCATCCAGGACAGAGTCCTTGAAGGAAATTTGTG CTGAGCATCCAGCGCCAGGATCCACAAAGGGACCGACTTCGCAAAACG ACAACCATTCACCACCGTCTTCATTGGGAGTGATTGTCGGTGTCATTGTGGTGTTGTCGATTGTCGCCTGTGCCGCGGCCCTTTTTtgctggaagaaaaggaaag GTGACTCCATGCAGCCGCTGGATTCGGCAG ACTCCAGAGGATGCAACACAATTTATGCCCGGGTTGGAGATGTGGTGGAG GAGCGGGATTCACATCACGGTCAGCGGGGAATGCAAGCGGCGCAGGGGAAGCCCAAAATGGCGCAGACCATCTATACCACCGTGGACCACGCCTGCAAACCG CCGCCTTTGCAGAATCCAATTGCATCCTATATAGCCTTTGAAATGAATGACCTTTTCCTTTTCAACCCAATGGGGGAATCATGGCTTATCATGGCTTCCtttcccagaatcctttgcaAACGGATGATGAGAAGATGCAGAAAGGGAGACGGAGGGCTGCAGAGCCGAAAGAGAAGACCATCTACTCGGAGATCGCCACCAGCGCACCGGAG GAAGAGGACCAAAGCCTCAAGACGGTCTATGAAACGGTGA
- the LOC121916324 gene encoding SLAM family member 9-like isoform X2 translates to MLFLWWSALLPLLCLVADFTGSSGEEKAEEVIGALGESVTFQMEIPGPFTTITWLKIQRNGVPTAVAVLKPQENCATTILLPNLEGRLNVSRDCKGLQVKNLNQDDSGTYQAQIQLDGQEEPLLLFFDLRVYKHLSESNLSIHCKGIGNGTWRLNCSAEPWEDGTNFVMTSSSQREVHGRSFDIQQDLEESNLNITCAAKNPVSTASRTESLKEICDNHSPPSSLGVIVGVIVVLSIVACAAALFCWKKRKGDSMQPLDSADSRGCNTIYARVGDVVEERDSHHGQRGMQAAQGKPKMAQTIYTTVDHACKPPPLQNPIASYIAFEMNDLFLFNPMGESWLIMASFPRILCKRMMRRCRKGDGGLQSRKRRPSTRRSPPAHRRKRTKASRRSMKR, encoded by the exons ATTTTACAGGATCCTCCGGGGAAGAAAAGGCAGAAGAAGTCATTGGGGCTCTGGGGGAGTCGGTCACTTTCCAGATGGAGATCCCTGGACCATTTACAACAATTACCTGGCTGAAAATTCAGAGAAATGGTGTTCCAACAGCTGTTGCCGTTTTGAAGCCACAGGAAAACTGTGCAACCACCATACTCCTCCCAAACTTGGAAGGGCGGCTGAACGTCTCCAGAGACTGCAAGGGGCTACAAGTCAAAAACCTGAACCAAGATGACTCCGGAACATACCAAGCCCAAATACAACTAGATGGTCAGGAAGAACCATTACTTTTGTTCTTTGATCTTCGTGTGTATA AGCATTTGTCGGAGTCCAACCTGAGCATCCATTGTAAAGGGATTGGGAATGGCACTTGGCGGCTGAACTGCTCTGCAGAGCCATGGGAAGACGGCACAAATTTTGTCATGACCTCAAGCAGCCAGAGGGAAGTTCATGGAAGATCCTTTGACATCCAGCAGGACTTAGAGGAGAGCAACCTGAACATCACTTGCGCCGCCAAGAACCCTGTGAGCACAGCATCCAGGACAGAGTCCTTGAAGGAAATTTGTG ACAACCATTCACCACCGTCTTCATTGGGAGTGATTGTCGGTGTCATTGTGGTGTTGTCGATTGTCGCCTGTGCCGCGGCCCTTTTTtgctggaagaaaaggaaag GTGACTCCATGCAGCCGCTGGATTCGGCAG ACTCCAGAGGATGCAACACAATTTATGCCCGGGTTGGAGATGTGGTGGAG GAGCGGGATTCACATCACGGTCAGCGGGGAATGCAAGCGGCGCAGGGGAAGCCCAAAATGGCGCAGACCATCTATACCACCGTGGACCACGCCTGCAAACCG CCGCCTTTGCAGAATCCAATTGCATCCTATATAGCCTTTGAAATGAATGACCTTTTCCTTTTCAACCCAATGGGGGAATCATGGCTTATCATGGCTTCCtttcccagaatcctttgcaAACGGATGATGAGAAGATGCAGAAAGGGAGACGGAGGGCTGCAGAGCCGAAAGAGAAGACCATCTACTCGGAGATCGCCACCAGCGCACCGGAG GAAGAGGACCAAAGCCTCAAGACGGTCTATGAAACGGTGA